A window of the Vigna angularis cultivar LongXiaoDou No.4 chromosome 3, ASM1680809v1, whole genome shotgun sequence genome harbors these coding sequences:
- the LOC108325469 gene encoding dihydrodipicolinate reductase-like protein CRR1, chloroplastic isoform X2: MASLSCHFHTTNLLNSKNVNSGKKKRFISCSAQPTQSNIKVVINGATKEIGRAAVVAVTKARGMEVAGAVDTCHVGEDIGKVCGMEEPLEIPIINDLTLILGSISQSKAPGVVVDFTDPSSVYENATAFGMKSIVYVPRIKLDTVAALSALCEKATMGVLVAPTLSIGSILLQQAAISASFHYSNVEIVESRANAKELPSADANQIANNLSNIGQIYNREDSSTDVLARGQVLGDGIRVHSLVLPGLPSSTAVHFSGPGDVYSIKHDITDVQCLMPGLLLAIRKVVRLKNLVYGLEKFI, translated from the exons ATGGCCTCCTTAAGCTGTCACTTTCATACCACCAACTTGTTGAATTCTAAGAATGTCAATAGCGGGAAGAAGAAACGTTTCATATCTTGCTCAGCGCAGCCTACACAAAGCAATATTAAG GTTGTGATTAATGGGGCAACCAAGGAAATAGGAAGGGCAGCAGTAGTTGCAGTGACTAAGGCTAGAGGAATGGAAGTTGCAGGAGCTGTGGATACTTGTCATGTTGGGGAAGATATTGGAAAG GTCTGTGGCATGGAAGAGCCCCTTGAAATACCCATAATAAATGACCTTACTTTGATTTTGGGCTCTATATCTCAG TCCAAGGCACCGGGAGTTGTAGTTGATTTCACCGACCCTTCCTCAGTATATGAAAAC GCAACAGCATTTGGCATGAAAAGCATAGTTTACGTGCCTCGAATCAAATTAGACACGGTGGCTGCATTATCTGCACTCTGCGAGAAGGCCACCATG GGTGTTTTGGTTGCACCAACCCTTTCCATAGGATCAATATTACTGCAACAAGCTGCGATTTCAGCTTCTTTCCATTACAGCAACGTCGAAATTGTGGAGTCCAGGGCTAATGCAAAA GAGCTTCCATCAGCAGATGCAAACCAAATTGCCAACAATCTCTCCAACATAGGACAAATCTATAACAGAGAAGACTCTTCAACAGATGTCCTG GCAAGGGGTCAAGTCCTTGGAGATGGAATTCGTGTTCACAGCTTGGTCCTCCCAGGACTTCCTTCTAGTACAGCAGTTCACTTCTCTGGTCCAGGAGAT GTTTACTCTATCAAGCATGATATCACAGATGTGCAGTGCCTCATGCCAGGCTTGCTCTTAGCCATTAGAAAAGTAGTGCGTCTCAAG AATTTGGTATATGGCCTGGAGaagtttatatga
- the LOC108325469 gene encoding dihydrodipicolinate reductase-like protein CRR1, chloroplastic isoform X1, which yields MASLSCHFHTTNLLNSKNVNSGKKKRFISCSAQPTQSNIKVVINGATKEIGRAAVVAVTKARGMEVAGAVDTCHVGEDIGKVCGMEEPLEIPIINDLTLILGSISQSKAPGVVVDFTDPSSVYENVKQATAFGMKSIVYVPRIKLDTVAALSALCEKATMGVLVAPTLSIGSILLQQAAISASFHYSNVEIVESRANAKELPSADANQIANNLSNIGQIYNREDSSTDVLARGQVLGDGIRVHSLVLPGLPSSTAVHFSGPGDVYSIKHDITDVQCLMPGLLLAIRKVVRLKNLVYGLEKFI from the exons ATGGCCTCCTTAAGCTGTCACTTTCATACCACCAACTTGTTGAATTCTAAGAATGTCAATAGCGGGAAGAAGAAACGTTTCATATCTTGCTCAGCGCAGCCTACACAAAGCAATATTAAG GTTGTGATTAATGGGGCAACCAAGGAAATAGGAAGGGCAGCAGTAGTTGCAGTGACTAAGGCTAGAGGAATGGAAGTTGCAGGAGCTGTGGATACTTGTCATGTTGGGGAAGATATTGGAAAG GTCTGTGGCATGGAAGAGCCCCTTGAAATACCCATAATAAATGACCTTACTTTGATTTTGGGCTCTATATCTCAG TCCAAGGCACCGGGAGTTGTAGTTGATTTCACCGACCCTTCCTCAGTATATGAAAACGTAAAGCAG GCAACAGCATTTGGCATGAAAAGCATAGTTTACGTGCCTCGAATCAAATTAGACACGGTGGCTGCATTATCTGCACTCTGCGAGAAGGCCACCATG GGTGTTTTGGTTGCACCAACCCTTTCCATAGGATCAATATTACTGCAACAAGCTGCGATTTCAGCTTCTTTCCATTACAGCAACGTCGAAATTGTGGAGTCCAGGGCTAATGCAAAA GAGCTTCCATCAGCAGATGCAAACCAAATTGCCAACAATCTCTCCAACATAGGACAAATCTATAACAGAGAAGACTCTTCAACAGATGTCCTG GCAAGGGGTCAAGTCCTTGGAGATGGAATTCGTGTTCACAGCTTGGTCCTCCCAGGACTTCCTTCTAGTACAGCAGTTCACTTCTCTGGTCCAGGAGAT GTTTACTCTATCAAGCATGATATCACAGATGTGCAGTGCCTCATGCCAGGCTTGCTCTTAGCCATTAGAAAAGTAGTGCGTCTCAAG AATTTGGTATATGGCCTGGAGaagtttatatga